A genomic segment from Gracilimonas sediminicola encodes:
- the rpmA gene encoding 50S ribosomal protein L27: protein MAHKKGQGSTKNGRDSNPKMLGVKKFGGEFVRAGGIIVRQRGTKFHPGENVKRGGDDTLFATSDGTVNFAVRSGGRKHVNVDPIN, encoded by the coding sequence ATGGCACATAAGAAAGGTCAAGGTTCAACAAAAAACGGTCGTGATTCAAACCCAAAGATGTTGGGTGTTAAAAAATTCGGTGGCGAGTTTGTGCGAGCCGGAGGAATTATCGTAAGACAACGCGGAACCAAATTTCACCCCGGTGAAAACGTTAAAAGAGGCGGCGATGACACTTTGTTCGCAACTTCTGACGGAACCGTGAACTTTGCTGTTCGCTCTGGCGGACGTAAGCACGTGAATGTAGATCCTATTAACTGA
- a CDS encoding fumarylacetoacetate hydrolase family protein, giving the protein MKNPDIPGLDLPVNNIYCIGRNYAQHAKELGNKVPKIPLVFIKPLGTICYNEATIQLPVQTNDVHYEAEIVVAISKEGKSIAQESALDYVAGYGAGIDFTARDIQSISKKQGQPWTIAKGFDNFAPISNFVPAEEIADPTDIDIKLFHNGFVKQHGNSSEMIFSVANLISFLSGIFTLHPGDLIFTGTPEGVEPVESGDKLEVLLNNGTSSLTVNIG; this is encoded by the coding sequence ATGAAAAATCCTGATATACCCGGCCTCGATCTCCCCGTCAATAACATCTATTGCATTGGCAGAAATTATGCCCAGCACGCAAAGGAATTAGGAAATAAAGTTCCAAAAATCCCGCTTGTTTTTATAAAACCTTTAGGTACCATCTGCTATAATGAGGCAACCATTCAACTTCCCGTACAGACCAATGACGTGCATTACGAAGCAGAGATTGTTGTGGCTATTTCCAAAGAAGGTAAAAGCATCGCTCAGGAATCTGCCCTCGATTATGTAGCCGGATACGGAGCCGGTATCGATTTTACGGCCCGGGATATTCAATCCATTTCCAAAAAGCAGGGACAACCCTGGACTATTGCTAAAGGGTTCGACAATTTTGCTCCCATCAGCAACTTCGTGCCCGCTGAAGAAATTGCGGATCCGACCGACATAGATATCAAGCTCTTTCATAATGGCTTTGTTAAACAGCACGGAAACTCTTCGGAAATGATTTTTTCTGTGGCCAACCTGATATCTTTTCTTTCGGGAATTTTCACCCTTCACCCCGGAGACCTCATCTTTACCGGAACACCTGAAGGAGTGGAGCCTGTTGAGTCAGGAGATAAGCTGGAAGTGCTGCTGAATAATGGAACCTCATCCTTAACGGTGAACATCGGGTAA